In Myxococcales bacterium, a single genomic region encodes these proteins:
- a CDS encoding uridine kinase: MIKESNPGPHPSKASELVKGDGRTHIQSSLMRESLVDRRVIAKTNSEREFEILPDVTLVGIGGHSIFDRGKEALLPVAEQLAEVRSKHKMVIGVGGGTRVRHTVAMALDLGLPTGGIAQLVGAMEEANAIFLNALLAKSGSIVMQREHFWELPLYLESHMLPIVISIPPYHFWEPPPEDGPLPTHGSDFGLFIHAEVMGMHRIVFVKDEDGLYDKDPKKHPGAKLIRKATLDELLETHPALQPGAHDADLILDRQLFMAWKSARHVRRVQIVNGLRRGEIAAALAGEDVGTVITKEMHHG, encoded by the coding sequence ATGATCAAAGAGTCAAACCCAGGTCCTCACCCCAGCAAGGCCTCCGAGCTCGTCAAGGGCGACGGCCGCACGCACATCCAGTCGTCGCTCATGCGCGAGTCCCTCGTCGACCGTCGCGTCATTGCCAAGACGAACTCTGAGCGCGAGTTTGAGATCTTGCCCGACGTCACGCTCGTCGGCATCGGCGGGCACTCGATCTTCGACCGTGGCAAGGAGGCGCTCCTGCCCGTCGCGGAACAGCTCGCGGAGGTGCGCTCGAAGCACAAGATGGTGATCGGCGTCGGCGGTGGCACCCGCGTGCGGCATACCGTCGCCATGGCGCTCGACCTCGGTCTGCCGACCGGGGGCATCGCCCAACTCGTCGGGGCCATGGAGGAAGCGAACGCGATCTTCCTAAACGCGCTCCTCGCGAAGAGCGGCTCGATTGTGATGCAGCGCGAGCACTTCTGGGAGCTGCCGCTCTACCTGGAGAGCCACATGCTCCCCATCGTCATCTCGATTCCGCCCTATCACTTCTGGGAGCCGCCGCCGGAGGACGGCCCGTTGCCTACGCACGGCTCGGACTTCGGGCTCTTCATTCACGCCGAGGTCATGGGCATGCATCGCATCGTCTTCGTAAAGGACGAAGACGGGCTCTACGACAAGGATCCCAAGAAGCATCCCGGCGCAAAGCTCATCAGGAAGGCCACGCTCGACGAGCTGCTCGAGACGCACCCGGCGCTTCAGCCGGGCGCCCACGACGCCGATCTGATCCTTGATCGGCAGCTCTTTATGGCCTGGAAGTCGGCGCGGCACGTGCGCCGCGTCCAGATCGTCAACGGCCTACGCCGCGGCGAAATCGCGGCCGCTCTCGCGGGCGAAGACGTCGGCACCGTCATCACGAAGGAGATGCACCATGGTTGA
- a CDS encoding uridine kinase: MVDRIEAPSRRVIESTLSGTTMTAGGSVAYEPVTFMPDVRVCKIGGQSIMDRGREAVFPILDELVAAKDQYKLLLCTGGGTRARHIYAVGSDLELPTGVLAALGGYVPRQNARMLQMLLAKHGGLFMLHDDFEKLPLYFRLGCIPIMTGMPPFGYWEKPAEGGRIPQHRTDAGVFLSAEVLGAKRAIFIKDEDGLYTDDPKKNKHATHIPRITAAELLARNLDDLILERVVIEYLQRARYCTELQIINGLKRGMITRALAGEDVGTLITK, encoded by the coding sequence ATGGTTGACCGCATTGAGGCGCCGAGCCGCCGCGTCATCGAGAGCACGCTGTCGGGCACCACCATGACCGCCGGCGGCAGCGTCGCCTACGAACCCGTCACGTTCATGCCCGACGTCAGGGTCTGCAAGATCGGCGGGCAGTCGATCATGGACCGGGGTCGCGAGGCGGTCTTCCCGATCCTCGACGAACTGGTCGCGGCCAAGGATCAATACAAGCTCCTGCTCTGCACGGGCGGCGGAACGCGCGCGCGGCACATCTACGCCGTTGGCTCCGACCTGGAGCTTCCGACCGGCGTGTTAGCCGCGCTCGGCGGCTACGTTCCACGGCAGAACGCGCGCATGCTGCAGATGCTCCTCGCGAAACACGGCGGCCTCTTCATGCTGCACGACGACTTCGAGAAGCTGCCGCTCTACTTCCGCTTGGGATGCATTCCCATCATGACGGGCATGCCTCCCTTTGGCTATTGGGAGAAGCCCGCCGAAGGCGGCCGCATTCCGCAACACCGCACCGACGCTGGCGTGTTCCTCTCGGCCGAGGTGCTCGGTGCCAAGCGCGCCATCTTCATTAAGGACGAAGACGGCCTCTACACCGACGACCCGAAGAAGAACAAGCACGCGACCCACATCCCGAGGATCACGGCGGCGGAGCTTTTGGCGCGTAACCTCGACGACCTCATCCTCGAGCGCGTCGTCATCGAATACCTTCAGCGTGCTCGCTATTGCACCGAGCTACAAATCATCAACGGCCTCAAGCGCGGGATGATCACGCGTGCGTTGGCCGGCGAAGACGTCGGAACACTCATCACGAAATAG
- a CDS encoding ribose-phosphate pyrophosphokinase, translating to MFKKVCLFSGNANPSLATAIADYLETPLGRAKTTRFSDGESFVELGENVRGVDAFVIQPTASPVNDNVMELLIMVDALRRASAGSITAVMPYYGYGRQDRKVAPRTPITAKLVADLMQAAGVTRVVSVDLHAGQIQGFFNIPFDHLYAMPVMLEDYLKKSFDSSAVCVSPDAGGVERARAYSKRLNASLAIVDKRRERANVSEVMNLIGDVKGRDCIIIDDMIDTAGTLCGAAQALRDRGAKRVVACATHGVLSGPAIARIVESALDEVVVTDTIPLSDAAKACGKIKQVGIARLLGEAIKRIHSSDSVSSLFV from the coding sequence GTGTTCAAGAAGGTCTGCCTCTTCTCCGGCAACGCCAACCCCTCACTCGCCACCGCGATCGCAGACTATCTAGAGACACCCCTCGGCCGCGCCAAGACGACGCGGTTCTCCGACGGCGAGTCGTTCGTCGAGCTCGGTGAGAACGTCCGCGGCGTCGACGCCTTCGTGATTCAGCCCACGGCGAGCCCCGTCAACGACAACGTGATGGAGCTGCTCATCATGGTCGACGCGCTTCGCCGCGCGTCGGCGGGCTCGATCACGGCCGTGATGCCCTACTACGGCTACGGTCGCCAGGACCGCAAGGTGGCGCCGCGCACGCCCATCACGGCGAAGCTCGTCGCCGATCTCATGCAAGCCGCCGGCGTCACCCGCGTCGTCAGCGTCGATCTCCACGCGGGGCAGATTCAAGGCTTCTTCAACATCCCCTTCGACCACCTTTACGCCATGCCGGTGATGCTCGAGGACTACCTCAAGAAGAGCTTCGACTCGTCGGCCGTGTGCGTGTCGCCCGATGCCGGCGGCGTCGAGCGCGCGCGCGCCTATTCGAAGCGCTTGAACGCCAGCCTCGCCATCGTCGACAAGCGTCGTGAGCGGGCCAACGTCAGCGAGGTCATGAACCTCATCGGCGACGTCAAAGGTCGCGACTGCATCATCATCGACGACATGATCGACACGGCGGGGACGCTCTGCGGAGCCGCCCAGGCGCTCCGCGATCGCGGTGCGAAGCGCGTGGTCGCGTGCGCGACGCACGGCGTCTTGTCGGGGCCGGCCATCGCGCGCATCGTCGAGTCAGCGCTCGACGAGGTCGTTGTCACGGACACGATTCCGCTGAGCGATGCCGCCAAAGCCTGCGGCAAGATCAAGCAGGTAGGCATTGCGCGGCTCCTCGGCGAGGCCATCAAGCGCATCCACAGCTCGGACTCGGTCAGCAGCCTGTTCGTCTGA
- a CDS encoding 50S ribosomal protein L25: MSTAIANLKATPRKASGKSEARRLRAAGQVPAITYGKGLAATAISVHPKEVTAILMSERGKNTVIKMDLEGHKDLLVMVRDFTHHPVKRSLEHVDFVQVKLDEPVDVRVPLFTTGKAAGVAKGGLLRQVFRSVPLRCVPDKIPLKIECDVSHLELGEHIATKDLKLAEGVVALLSPELTLVAVVTPEKDRSAEEEAAAAPGAAAAAAGAAPAAAAGAKDAKAPAAAAPAKDAKKK; the protein is encoded by the coding sequence ATGAGCACGGCCATCGCAAACCTCAAGGCAACCCCCCGCAAAGCCTCCGGAAAGAGCGAGGCGCGCCGCCTCCGCGCCGCCGGACAAGTGCCCGCCATCACCTACGGCAAGGGGCTCGCTGCCACCGCCATCTCGGTCCACCCGAAAGAGGTCACGGCGATCCTCATGAGCGAGCGCGGCAAGAACACCGTCATCAAGATGGACCTCGAGGGTCACAAGGACCTCCTCGTCATGGTTCGCGATTTCACCCACCACCCGGTAAAGCGCTCGCTCGAGCACGTGGACTTCGTCCAGGTGAAGCTCGATGAGCCGGTCGACGTGCGCGTTCCGCTCTTCACGACGGGCAAGGCCGCTGGCGTCGCCAAGGGCGGGCTCCTCCGCCAGGTCTTCCGCTCGGTGCCGCTCCGCTGCGTGCCCGACAAGATCCCCCTCAAGATCGAGTGCGACGTGAGCCACCTCGAGCTCGGTGAGCACATCGCAACGAAGGACCTCAAGCTCGCCGAAGGGGTCGTCGCGCTCCTCTCCCCGGAGCTGACGCTCGTCGCTGTGGTCACGCCCGAGAAGGATCGCTCGGCCGAAGAAGAGGCCGCGGCCGCCCCCGGCGCCGCCGCCGCTGCTGCTGGAGCTGCTCCCGCCGCCGCTGCCGGCGCGAAGGACGCGAAGGCTCCCGCCGCTGCCGCACCCGCGAAGGACGCCAAGAAGAAGTAG
- the rpsF gene encoding 30S ribosomal protein S6 codes for MSTTQILKTKEYETIYVLRGDVDPDTAERVQTRVNEVVARENGKLVKVESWGRRKLAYPVKKLRKGVYVYVKYVGKGGLVQELERNLKLQDSVLKFQTVVLAEDVNASAVTVDPEEVKYTRIEAAEDEKEESRERQLGLVDFGEGAPRSMREPRGEDEFVDEEEAPESTIARAEDKVEVKAEAKDGEKEG; via the coding sequence ATGAGCACCACACAAATCCTGAAAACGAAGGAGTACGAGACCATCTACGTACTCCGCGGCGACGTCGATCCCGACACCGCCGAACGCGTCCAGACCCGCGTGAACGAGGTCGTCGCTCGCGAGAACGGCAAGCTCGTCAAGGTCGAGTCCTGGGGCCGACGCAAGCTCGCGTACCCGGTCAAGAAGCTCCGCAAGGGCGTCTACGTCTACGTGAAATACGTCGGCAAGGGCGGCCTCGTGCAAGAGCTCGAGCGCAACCTCAAGCTTCAGGACAGCGTCTTGAAGTTCCAGACCGTGGTCCTCGCCGAGGACGTCAACGCCTCGGCCGTCACCGTCGATCCGGAAGAAGTGAAGTACACCCGCATCGAGGCGGCAGAAGACGAGAAGGAAGAGTCGCGCGAGCGTCAACTCGGTCTCGTCGACTTCGGCGAAGGCGCCCCGCGCTCCATGCGCGAGCCCCGCGGCGAAGACGAGTTTGTCGACGAAGAGGAAGCCCCGGAGAGCACCATCGCTCGCGCCGAGGACAAGGTTGAAGTCAAAGCCGAAGCCAAAGACGGCGAGAAGGAGGGCTGA
- a CDS encoding 30S ribosomal protein S18 translates to MRNQSTGPSAFDDDKDFGRTPDLNADVSGRRRAGKKRVCKYCADKITFIDYKDPQALKYFVTDRGKVVPRRISGNCALHQRKVTQAIKRARNIALLPFTVTS, encoded by the coding sequence ATGCGAAATCAGAGCACCGGGCCGAGCGCCTTCGACGACGACAAAGACTTTGGCCGCACGCCAGACCTGAACGCAGACGTCTCGGGACGTCGGCGCGCGGGCAAGAAGCGCGTCTGCAAGTACTGCGCGGACAAGATCACCTTCATTGACTACAAGGATCCGCAAGCCCTCAAGTACTTCGTGACGGATCGCGGCAAGGTCGTTCCCCGTCGCATCAGCGGCAACTGCGCCCTGCACCAGCGCAAGGTCACGCAGGCCATCAAGCGCGCCCGCAACATCGCGCTCCTTCCCTTCACCGTGACGTCCTGA
- a CDS encoding 50S ribosomal protein L9: protein MQVILQEDVTNVGTSGELVKVRPGFARNFLLPRKLASPATTAEINRVNHEKAVALVRSEKAKKEARGIADKLSALEIKIAHKVGEDDKLFGSVTSKEIHDAITAKGITVDKKKIVLKEPIRALGTFEVPVRLVADVTATLKVEVVRK, encoded by the coding sequence ATTCAAGTCATCCTGCAAGAGGATGTGACGAACGTCGGAACCTCCGGCGAGCTCGTCAAGGTTCGTCCCGGCTTCGCGCGCAACTTCCTGTTGCCGCGGAAGCTCGCATCGCCCGCCACGACGGCGGAGATCAACCGCGTCAACCACGAGAAGGCCGTAGCGCTCGTCCGCTCCGAGAAGGCGAAGAAGGAGGCTCGCGGCATTGCCGACAAGCTTTCCGCCCTCGAGATCAAGATCGCGCACAAGGTCGGCGAAGACGACAAGCTCTTCGGCTCCGTCACGAGCAAAGAGATCCACGACGCCATCACCGCCAAGGGGATCACCGTCGACAAGAAGAAGATCGTCTTGAAGGAGCCGATCCGCGCGCTCGGTACCTTCGAAGTGCCGGTGCGTCTCGTCGCCGACGTGACGGCCACCTTGAAGGTCGAGGTCGTCCGCAAGTAA
- the dnaB gene encoding replicative DNA helicase: MQRPWAKREDPGPPIVDGRVPPHDLDAEAAVLSAIMIDPGSLDRVQEFLKAEHYYSEAHRRIYEAAAELHAVGQPVDIVQIATWLKNRERIAQIGGMAYLTEILNAAPAVANITAYAKTIHEKWRVRQLIAACQRVAALGYIDYGEAQSFIDNAEQTVYQIARTSESSSVEPLLSVMKKSFRALTEAMQRGNRITGMPTGFERYDRLTAGLHEGDLSIVAARPGMGKTSFVLNLAVNVASPRGRQVEGDPNQRWEEPGYGVAVFSLEMPREQLANRMVCAEGRVDVSKVRSGFLGQQDWNRLTQAASFLGSLPVWIDDTPSLSLLELRSKVRRLQAEFDRTDAEGRKTRKIGLVVVDYLQLMKGRDGAQSREQEISEISRGLKGLAKELRVAVIALSQLNRAVETRSEKSKRPQISDLRESGAIEQDADNIVFIYRDEYYNKEATTERKIAELIIAKQRNGPTGTVKVRFDSEYTRFDNLAEGEYPDEEPG, translated from the coding sequence ATGCAGAGACCCTGGGCGAAACGTGAGGATCCGGGGCCGCCGATCGTCGACGGCCGTGTGCCGCCGCACGATCTCGACGCGGAGGCCGCCGTCCTCTCGGCCATCATGATCGACCCCGGCTCCCTCGACCGGGTCCAGGAATTTCTCAAGGCGGAGCACTACTACTCGGAGGCCCATCGTCGCATCTACGAAGCCGCCGCCGAGCTCCACGCCGTGGGGCAGCCCGTCGACATCGTTCAGATCGCGACCTGGCTCAAGAACCGCGAGCGCATCGCGCAGATCGGCGGGATGGCGTACCTGACCGAGATTCTGAACGCGGCGCCGGCGGTGGCGAACATCACGGCCTACGCAAAGACCATCCACGAGAAGTGGCGCGTCAGGCAGCTCATCGCCGCCTGCCAGCGGGTCGCGGCCCTCGGGTACATCGACTACGGCGAGGCCCAGTCGTTCATCGACAACGCCGAGCAGACCGTCTACCAGATCGCGCGCACCAGCGAGTCGAGCAGCGTCGAGCCGCTCCTCAGCGTCATGAAGAAGTCCTTCCGTGCCCTCACGGAGGCGATGCAACGAGGCAACCGCATCACGGGCATGCCGACGGGCTTCGAACGCTACGACCGCCTCACGGCGGGCCTCCACGAGGGTGACCTGAGCATCGTCGCGGCGCGTCCCGGCATGGGAAAGACGAGCTTCGTACTCAACCTCGCGGTCAACGTGGCGAGCCCGCGAGGCCGGCAGGTAGAGGGAGACCCAAACCAGCGCTGGGAGGAGCCGGGCTACGGCGTGGCGGTGTTCTCCCTCGAAATGCCCCGAGAGCAGCTTGCGAATCGTATGGTGTGCGCCGAAGGCCGCGTCGATGTCTCCAAGGTCCGAAGCGGCTTCCTCGGTCAGCAAGACTGGAACCGCCTCACGCAAGCGGCGTCATTCTTGGGGAGCCTGCCGGTTTGGATCGACGACACGCCGTCGCTCTCACTGCTCGAGCTTCGCTCCAAGGTTCGGCGCCTTCAGGCCGAGTTCGACCGGACCGACGCAGAGGGGCGCAAGACGCGCAAGATCGGCCTCGTCGTCGTCGACTACTTGCAGCTCATGAAGGGCCGCGACGGCGCACAGTCCCGCGAACAAGAGATCAGTGAGATCTCGCGAGGACTGAAGGGCCTCGCGAAGGAGCTTCGCGTCGCCGTCATCGCCCTCTCGCAGCTCAATCGCGCCGTCGAGACCCGGAGTGAGAAGTCCAAGCGACCGCAGATCTCCGACCTTCGCGAGTCTGGCGCCATCGAGCAAGACGCCGACAACATCGTCTTTATCTACCGCGACGAGTACTACAACAAGGAAGCCACGACCGAGCGCAAGATCGCGGAGCTCATCATCGCGAAGCAGCGCAACGGTCCCACGGGCACCGTCAAGGTCCGCTTCGACAGCGAGTACACCCGCTTCGACAACCTGGCGGAAGGTGAATACCCCGACGAGGAGCCCGGCTAG
- a CDS encoding AAA family ATPase → MVVVVGAGGVGKTTTAAALAVAAASAGKRVLCLTIDPAKRLAESLGLDAMKTEAVTVDEERFRRAGVAHKGSLTVMMLDTKRTFDELVQRHSSSPEKAQRLLQNRLYQYVSTSLAGTQEYMAMEKLVMVKGDARYDLIVLDTPPTANALDFLDAPERMMGALDSAAMRWFVDAFQSTGKLSFNILAKSAAMALRTMGKITGGGLLEDMAGLISELNELFGGFRERAVVVQRELRGSDVVFVLVTSPAPMSVREALYFSERLEASRMTRGAFIVNRLRVPSRHPDGAEREALAAGLATRSVILDEGAEERLAQAHKDHTRLARLDAVHVERLATAAGSRVPVVRIPEFASDVRDIRLLGDVAALLVGGGV, encoded by the coding sequence GTGGTCGTCGTGGTCGGCGCCGGCGGCGTTGGCAAGACGACGACCGCGGCCGCGCTCGCCGTCGCCGCGGCCTCCGCCGGCAAGCGCGTCCTTTGCCTCACCATCGACCCCGCAAAGCGGCTCGCCGAGAGTCTCGGCTTGGACGCGATGAAGACGGAGGCCGTCACCGTCGACGAAGAACGGTTTCGCCGCGCCGGCGTGGCCCACAAGGGCAGCCTCACGGTGATGATGCTCGACACGAAGCGCACCTTCGACGAGCTCGTGCAAAGGCACTCGTCGAGCCCTGAAAAGGCGCAGCGCCTCCTCCAGAACCGCCTCTACCAGTACGTCTCGACGTCCCTCGCCGGCACGCAGGAGTACATGGCGATGGAGAAGCTCGTGATGGTCAAGGGCGACGCCCGCTACGACCTCATCGTCCTCGACACGCCGCCGACGGCTAACGCCCTCGACTTCCTCGACGCGCCGGAGCGCATGATGGGCGCCCTCGATTCGGCCGCCATGCGCTGGTTCGTCGACGCGTTTCAGTCGACGGGCAAGCTCTCGTTCAACATTCTCGCGAAGTCCGCCGCCATGGCGCTCCGCACCATGGGCAAGATCACCGGCGGAGGTCTCCTCGAGGACATGGCGGGCCTCATCTCCGAGCTGAACGAGCTCTTCGGTGGCTTCCGCGAGCGCGCCGTCGTCGTTCAGAGGGAGCTCCGTGGGAGCGACGTGGTCTTCGTGCTCGTGACCTCGCCGGCCCCAATGAGCGTACGTGAGGCGCTCTACTTTTCGGAGCGGCTCGAGGCGTCGCGCATGACGCGGGGAGCGTTCATCGTGAATCGGCTCCGCGTGCCATCGAGGCATCCCGATGGCGCCGAGCGCGAGGCGCTGGCCGCCGGGCTCGCGACGCGGTCGGTGATACTCGACGAGGGCGCCGAAGAGCGGCTCGCGCAGGCCCACAAGGACCACACGAGGCTCGCGCGCCTCGACGCTGTTCACGTGGAGCGGCTGGCGACGGCGGCCGGCTCGCGCGTGCCCGTGGTGCGGATCCCGGAGTTCGCGTCGGACGTTCGCGACATTCGTCTGCTTGGCGACGTGGCCGCCTTGCTCGTGGGCGGCGGCGTCTAG
- a CDS encoding RNA methyltransferase translates to MFGHRAVLAAIAARPGDLRRVLCTAAVRREAEAALRAAPARVQCEVLEDGALIRACGSPQAEGLCAFMAPRRFASAVDLADRLVSRGGVAIAFDRVRNPYNIGAILRTAAFFGLHGAVLGAPAPHPALPPDAVRVAEGGAEHLMLTRTTDLADTLTRFRSRGITVLGAESEDAEPALGRRYPRPVVLVVGHEREGVSERVRASCDGVVGLVGAGAVRSLNVAVAASILIAELTRKT, encoded by the coding sequence GTGTTCGGCCATCGCGCGGTCTTGGCGGCCATCGCCGCTCGTCCCGGCGATCTTCGACGGGTGCTTTGCACCGCGGCGGTGCGACGGGAGGCGGAGGCGGCGCTGCGTGCGGCGCCGGCTCGCGTGCAGTGCGAAGTGCTGGAGGACGGGGCGCTCATCCGTGCCTGCGGCTCACCGCAGGCGGAGGGGCTGTGCGCCTTCATGGCGCCCCGTCGCTTTGCATCGGCCGTTGACCTCGCCGATCGGCTCGTTTCGCGGGGCGGCGTGGCCATCGCCTTCGACCGGGTCCGTAATCCGTACAACATCGGCGCGATCTTGCGCACCGCCGCGTTCTTCGGGCTCCATGGCGCGGTGCTCGGCGCGCCGGCACCTCACCCCGCGCTGCCGCCCGACGCCGTTCGCGTGGCCGAGGGAGGCGCAGAGCACTTGATGCTGACGCGAACCACGGATCTGGCGGACACGCTCACTCGGTTTCGCTCCCGAGGGATCACGGTCTTGGGCGCCGAGAGCGAAGACGCGGAGCCGGCTCTCGGAAGGCGCTACCCGCGGCCGGTCGTTCTCGTCGTGGGACACGAGCGCGAAGGCGTCAGCGAGCGCGTGCGCGCCAGCTGCGACGGAGTGGTCGGTCTTGTGGGCGCCGGCGCCGTTCGCTCGCTCAACGTGGCCGTCGCCGCGAGCATCCTCATCGCCGAACTCACGCGGAAGACGTGA
- the der gene encoding ribosome biogenesis GTPase Der encodes MTKHRTKRGMGPRALPGGSKGMPIVAVVGRPNVGKSTLFNRLARRRLAIVHDEPGVTRDRHYADTMAFGRAYTLVDTGGFDPEDDDPMRAGIARHVREAIAEADVVVFVTDATTELTTGDRAAVDLLRKAKKPVFFCANKADRPGLDAEAFGLYRLGVEKVHPVSALHGRGVGELEADIVEALPDESPAESPHADATRIAIIGKPNAGKSSLLNRLLGENRMLVDDKPGTTRDAIDTYVERDGKGYVFVDTAGIRRKGKVHKANDDIEAMSVYQAIRAIERCEVAVLLCDANDGVSEQDAKILGLAEERGRAMVVALNKSDLLTKPQLSTAETDARDKLTFAPYVPVVRISAKTGRGVGELLGTVATVRKAFGERVSTGELNRFFAEVIETRSPPTSGGKAPRLYFITQAESSPPMFVVIASHPDSVHFSYRRYVTNQLRQRFGFEGVPIRVVYKEKRRGRKEPTEGEGTD; translated from the coding sequence ATGACGAAGCACCGAACGAAACGCGGGATGGGACCCCGCGCGCTCCCCGGTGGCTCGAAGGGCATGCCCATCGTGGCTGTCGTGGGGCGACCCAACGTAGGCAAATCGACGCTCTTCAATCGGCTCGCCCGCAGGCGTCTGGCCATCGTGCACGACGAGCCCGGCGTGACGCGTGATCGCCACTACGCCGACACGATGGCGTTTGGCCGCGCCTACACCCTCGTCGACACCGGCGGCTTCGACCCCGAGGACGACGACCCCATGCGCGCGGGCATCGCGCGCCACGTGCGGGAAGCCATCGCCGAAGCCGACGTCGTCGTCTTCGTGACCGACGCCACCACGGAGTTGACCACCGGCGACCGCGCCGCCGTCGACCTGCTGCGAAAGGCGAAGAAGCCAGTCTTCTTTTGCGCGAACAAAGCCGACCGCCCCGGCCTCGACGCGGAGGCTTTCGGGCTTTACCGGCTCGGCGTCGAGAAGGTGCACCCCGTCAGCGCGCTCCACGGGCGTGGCGTTGGCGAGCTCGAGGCCGACATCGTCGAGGCCCTTCCCGATGAGTCGCCCGCCGAGTCGCCGCACGCCGATGCCACGCGCATCGCCATCATCGGCAAACCGAACGCTGGGAAGTCGAGCCTTCTCAACCGTCTGCTCGGTGAGAACCGGATGCTCGTCGACGATAAGCCGGGCACGACGCGCGACGCCATCGATACGTACGTGGAGCGAGATGGCAAGGGTTACGTCTTCGTCGACACCGCGGGGATTCGCCGCAAGGGCAAAGTCCACAAGGCCAACGACGACATCGAGGCGATGAGCGTCTATCAAGCTATCCGCGCCATCGAACGCTGCGAAGTCGCGGTGCTCCTCTGCGACGCCAACGACGGCGTGTCTGAGCAAGATGCCAAGATCCTCGGGCTCGCGGAGGAGCGCGGCCGCGCCATGGTCGTCGCCCTCAACAAGAGCGATCTGCTGACGAAGCCTCAGCTATCCACGGCTGAGACCGACGCGCGCGACAAACTTACCTTCGCGCCCTACGTCCCCGTGGTGCGCATCAGCGCCAAGACCGGGCGCGGCGTGGGCGAGCTGCTCGGCACCGTCGCCACCGTTCGCAAGGCGTTCGGCGAGCGGGTGTCCACGGGCGAACTGAACCGCTTCTTCGCCGAGGTCATCGAGACACGCTCTCCGCCGACCAGCGGCGGCAAGGCGCCGCGCCTCTATTTCATTACGCAGGCGGAGTCGTCGCCGCCGATGTTCGTCGTCATCGCGAGTCATCCTGATTCGGTTCACTTTTCCTACCGGCGCTACGTGACCAACCAGTTGCGGCAGCGCTTCGGCTTCGAAGGCGTCCCCATTCGCGTCGTGTACAAAGAGAAGCGACGCGGACGGAAGGAGCCGACAGAAGGCGAAGGCACCGACTGA